One Mycoplasmopsis bovigenitalium genomic window, GTTTTGCAGAAATTAGTTTTTTTACAATGATTTAATATAAGGGTCTTATTTTTTATAAATGGATCAGTGGGAACTATAATTAAATACCTTGGTTACAGTGTTTTAATACTAGACTAATTTTAAGTGACTCTCATTGAATCATTTTGATTGATCTTTTTCAGTCGTATATGTTATTCTGTGCGCTGTATTGTTTCAATAGTTATGGTGCTCTGGTATTGTGACAACACCATATCATGTTCTTTGATCGACAATTAATTTATATTTTATATTATCTTCATCACCTGTGCTAAATATAATGCCTTTTGGGAAATAATCCCAGTGATTTGGCTGTCTAGATCTCACAGCATCAGTTTTATGGCCCTCATCAGCATTTCAATTAATGTTGAAGTGTAAATATCTTGGACTATATCATCTATCATCTAAGTGAACTTTTGTTCTTTGATTATTGGCACTTGGGTTTTCTATTCATGCATATGATATATGCATAATTGTATGATTGTTTCACCATACTTCACCAGTTAGAGATCATTTACCATTTCCAATTAATTCGATTATTTCTTTTTTGAACACTAATCTTTTGACATTTAATATTGAAACTTTTGATGCTTCTTTAATCGCCTCTGTATATTGGCCTAATTCTTTAACTCCATTTGTGCCAAGTCTTCTTAATAATTCTGGATTTTTAAAATCAACTCAATGTTTAAATTCATGCCATGCAGAATTTTTAATGTTTTCATTTCTTGCATGTTTGTCTAAATAGACTTTTACATTTTCTAATGATGATTTATATTGAGTCATTGCATCATTGTTTTTATCAATGCTTTGTGTCTTTATATTTAGTAAATTATTATTAAAATTAGATTCATATTCACTTTCGAGAGCAGAAATAATATTTTCGTTATTTTGCACTATTGATTGGTTAGCTATTTTTAAGTCTCGATCGCCAATGATATTATCATACTCTTTAATTCTATGAATTGTATCCTTGTATGAATTTAGTGAATCTAAATATTTATCAATGATTTTTTTATTTGCGGCCATTTCTTTATCAATTTCGGATTTTAGTTTATTAAATGCTTCTGTATTGTGGTCTTTTTTCAATCTTTCTATGCCAATTTTATTAGTTCATTTTTCTTTATCTTTGTTTTTTAGATAGCGTGTTTCACTAACTTCTTTATTTAATTCATTGTGTTTAGTAATTAAATCAATTTTTTCAGCATATCATTTTTCAACTTCTTGGGATTTTGTTATAGCTTTATTAAATTGATTTGAATTAAATTGATGCCCTGTAAACGTTTTACTTAATTCAAGTTTTATATTGTTTAATCTATTTACATCATTTTTTAATTTTTGATTTAATGATGATAATTCGTTTTTATCTTTCATTTTGTTATCCAAATCATTAAGAATGTATGACTCAAACAATTTTTCAACATCTTGGGATAAATTATTAAATTTTGAAGTAATTTCATTGCTATATAATCTGTTATTCTTTTCGATAATTTTATCTACAGTTTCATTATTTTGTAGCATATTTTTATTGATAATTTCTTGAATATTATTAACTTGTTTTTTTATTATTTGGTCACTTTTTTCGTTAGATAGCTCAGCAATTAATTTTTTAACATTGTTTAATGAACTAATTGCAGCTTTGTGTTTAGGATAATTTTCTTTTCATTTATTAAATTCAGCTTGAACATCACTTATGTTTTGCTCTGTATCATTCTCTTTTAATTTGTTAATCAACTGGTTTTTAGCACTATCGGGTATTTGATTATTATTTTTAGCATCATTAATTGAATTAAACAATGCAGTTTCCTTATCAAAAATATTTTTTACTTCGCCATATTTGTTGATGGCATTTTGTTCGCCATCCGTTGATTTAATTGAGTTTATTGAACTGTTTTTTGTTTCTTGTTTTAATAAACTATTTGTATTGTCTAAATTTCTAATTTTTTCTGCTTGAGCTTTTTTCTTATCATTTAATGTTTTTGCTTCTTGAAGTATTGATGTAATTTTATTGTTAGTTGCTTTTTTAATTTGCTCAATATATTTACTTTTTTCATTATTTGATAGATATTCATGTTTTTGAATGTTTAAAGTTGAATCATTTTGTTTTGATTTTAAAGCTAAATCATCATAAATTTTTTGCGCTTCTTCACGTGTAGATGCGTCTTTAATTTTTTGAATAGTTTGTTGTTTTTCATTATTAACATTACTTAATTTATTTACTTTATCAATTAAATCTTTCTTAAAGTCATTTAAAACGTTTGCATCATGCTCAACTTTGTTGATTTGTTCTGATGTTGTGGCGTTAATTAGTTCTTTTGTTAATTTTTTAATATCATTTTGACCTAATGAATTGAAATTATTGTTGCTTTGGTCAAATTTGTTTTTTATTTCTTTTTTCTGATTTTCAAGTTTAACAAAATCATCTTTTACTTTTGTATAAGCAGTCTTTTCATCATTATTCGTTATTAATTTTTTAATATTCTGGTTAATGTATTCTTTGTCAAATAATTCTGAGTTTTTAATTGAATCAAACACATTTTGTTTTTCGGTGTTTTTCTCAGTTATTCTTTTTACTATATTGTCAATTTCAGTGTGATTTTCAGTATTAACTTTTTCAATGTCTGCAATAATTCGCTGTTTTTCATTTTCGCTTATGAATTCTAATTTTTCAACCTTAGATTCTGCTTCTAATTTAAGTGATTGAAGTTTATCGCCTTTTATTCTGGAAATAATTGCATCAATTGATCTTTCATTATTTTTTGAATTTATTTCTTCAGTTACTTGTTTCAATTCTTCTGGCTTATCATTAAGAATTTTTTTGGCTAACTCAATAGCTTCGTGTTTTTTCTTTTCTAATGTTGCATCATTACGAACCTTTGTAATTTCTTCTTCAGTTTTAGCATCTGTAAGATCTTTTGTAAGTTTTTGTTTTCTTTCATCCGAAACAAAATTTTTAGGGTCATTGATAAGACTTTGAACTTGTTGTTTTAGGTTATT contains:
- a CDS encoding GA module-containing protein; the encoded protein is MKKSVKRTIFNATVISSSAIALGATAAAIIGNGLNPRQVNKIIEEINSNRQNVDNNIQTLDSNKNSVDTLRNAINNSKTKLNEYMTNYEKLDKDEYKNYKRIQQALSKFKTEIEELETKITQSEETLKTNIDTINKIVKKARDTSDQAIEKLNNTSDINFPGLSEANEELQKAMNELKEAKKRAEVMDSKTHIDDLALKAKDVEKAEKHVADLIKTFNEWTNEQRHTAYLEELNKHIKLLNAKINDSAKLNEHLPTISAFITDFEKKNIVANDAHNYINSLTEKLPENILNSNNELKQVIANSNTKIEELKAKLSKIKAEIDTNLNELANKQQSALDKINSTDDFDILVEEYNSSNQRLQKDIKNIEDRINQSKYDDALNQLSKLKTDEQNNSNIALEKLHKNIESTLAHAIYLSPEQVEAFKAQIKSEKSVDKLKEIKNDINLINEKEKAKKQLKDGYELFNNQFKQEAFNKIDQATNKDQIDEIILQINELNTDKQAAKTKINNEFNFLSSEQKHSFIDELISASSKEKVKEIIDKAQALQDDKKSKYSQIDSLKNLTTNDKQRFLEDIKNANSATKTPNNTPQKVLDKAIELNNAKKSAIDNIQKLESLNSAQKELLEQQINGASTKAEIDQITQKANELDKIKKQVKEHINSLSTQYISEEEKNSLIKKVENINSIENDANNQFNDIKSEADNLNNGKKLLVDEINKFNFNEETKNEFINKIKESDLESAKDLKNKVLELNNLKQQVQSLINDPKNFVSDERKQKLTKDLTDAKTEEEITKVRNDATLEKKKHEAIELAKKILNDKPEELKQVTEEINSKNNERSIDAIISRIKGDKLQSLKLEAESKVEKLEFISENEKQRIIADIEKVNTENHTEIDNIVKRITEKNTEKQNVFDSIKNSELFDKEYINQNIKKLITNNDEKTAYTKVKDDFVKLENQKKEIKNKFDQSNNNFNSLGQNDIKKLTKELINATTSEQINKVEHDANVLNDFKKDLIDKVNKLSNVNNEKQQTIQKIKDASTREEAQKIYDDLALKSKQNDSTLNIQKHEYLSNNEKSKYIEQIKKATNNKITSILQEAKTLNDKKKAQAEKIRNLDNTNSLLKQETKNSSINSIKSTDGEQNAINKYGEVKNIFDKETALFNSINDAKNNNQIPDSAKNQLINKLKENDTEQNISDVQAEFNKWKENYPKHKAAISSLNNVKKLIAELSNEKSDQIIKKQVNNIQEIINKNMLQNNETVDKIIEKNNRLYSNEITSKFNNLSQDVEKLFESYILNDLDNKMKDKNELSSLNQKLKNDVNRLNNIKLELSKTFTGHQFNSNQFNKAITKSQEVEKWYAEKIDLITKHNELNKEVSETRYLKNKDKEKWTNKIGIERLKKDHNTEAFNKLKSEIDKEMAANKKIIDKYLDSLNSYKDTIHRIKEYDNIIGDRDLKIANQSIVQNNENIISALESEYESNFNNNLLNIKTQSIDKNNDAMTQYKSSLENVKVYLDKHARNENIKNSAWHEFKHWVDFKNPELLRRLGTNGVKELGQYTEAIKEASKVSILNVKRLVFKKEIIELIGNGKWSLTGEVWWNNHTIMHISYAWIENPSANNQRTKVHLDDRWYSPRYLHFNINWNADEGHKTDAVRSRQPNHWDYFPKGIIFSTGDEDNIKYKLIVDQRTWYGVVTIPEHHNYWNNTAHRITYTTEKDQSKWFNESHLKLV